In one Culex quinquefasciatus strain JHB chromosome 2, VPISU_Cqui_1.0_pri_paternal, whole genome shotgun sequence genomic region, the following are encoded:
- the LOC6038886 gene encoding uncharacterized protein LOC6038886 has protein sequence MKVLLLIATIVGALAVSTASASSVQNDLLYPQFNLVHRDELVPQGETRDLLEHALKLINMIVDQAVKAIDKVQQEIERLLDDLLLQGEELLEFAKAEINRIIQKALEDLNLENLGLQECAEIVPQRVEEITKTAFDNLKKCFDDFAERVEISRENIKEHIAFLTGKVQQIQEVGQSCVDGNGNLIDQVKCLFDHVPETNAIVVEILSDVGQLLAETVKEAVSLLNDTRGCLLDVVKQAENEVQKLVQEVLECVQQQG, from the exons ATGAAAGTTCTACTACTCATCGCCACCATCGTCGGTGCATTGGCCGTTTCGACGGCCTCTGCCTCATCCGTCCAGAACGATCTTCTGTACCCTCAGTTCAACTTGGTCCATCGAGACGAACTTGTCCCACAAGGAGAAACCCGTGACCTGCTGGAACATGCGCTGAAATTGATCAACATGATCGTGGACCAAGCCGTTAAGGCCATCGACAAGGTTCAGCAGGAGATTGAGCGGCTGCTCGATGATCTGCTGCTGCAGGGTGAGGAGTTGCTGGAGTTTGCCAAGGCTGAGATCAACCGGATCATCCAGAAGGCGCTGGAGGATTTGAACTTGGAGAATCTGGGACTGCAGGAGTGTGCCGAAATTGTTCCTCAACGGGTCGAAGAAATCACTAAGACAGCGTTTGATAATTTGAAGAAATGCTTTGATGACTTCGCTGAGCGTGTGGAGATTTCTCGGGAAAACATCAAGGAACATATCGCCTTTTTGACTGGAAAAGTTCAGCAGATCCAGGAAGTTGGCCAGAGCTGTGTGGATGGAAATGGAAATTTGATCGATCAAGTCAAGTGCCTTTTTGATCAT GTACCAGAAACCAACGCGATTGTGGTGGAGATCTTGTCAGATGTCGGACAGCTTCTGGCGGAAACCGTCAAGGAAGCAGTATCCCTTCTGAATGATACCCGCGGCTGCCTCCTGGATGTTGTCAAGCAAGCCGAAAACGAAGTGCAGAAACTAGTTCAAGAGGTACTCGAGTGTGTGCAGCAACAAGGATAA
- the LOC6038885 gene encoding alpha-tocopherol transfer protein, with amino-acid sequence MPEIEALRHQPSTKLHPSAKTGGVGKQNDNNNNHDSVEPAPEATPGQQQQKSLYADDAKKSAKIKELRKLVENCDDFVRRVDDLFLCRFLNCCDWNVEEAQQRMCKLFKLKYDHPEWFVDKPLVHYEDLLNRNIKFVLDKRDKKGRRIFVSRLGALDINVSSATDLAHLDELWVEYMLNDLETQQNGIVCLLDMSGYSIKSMRYLTPGNIRIGSAKADLLPVKHMEFHVVNSSVLLNAAVAILFPVLSKQIKESVHFHYTNWNSLHAHLGKEALPSEYGGSNGTGFNFEKLNRQLFDMEAHYNNIIRFGYELKPHVDRSKYAKYFQNADKSKSSKKKNKNKKDGNVAEE; translated from the exons ATGCCCGAAATCGAAGCGCTCCGCCACCAACCTTCAACCAAATTACATCCATCAGCCAAAACCGGAGGAGTCGGCAAACaaaacgacaacaacaacaaccatgaCTCGGTTGAGCCGGCTCCGGAAGCCACTCCAGGGCAGCAACAGCAGAAGTCACTCTATGCTGATGACGCgaaaaaatcggccaaaattaaagAGCTACGGAAGCTCGTCGAAA ATTGTGACGACTTTGTGCGCCGCGTGGATGATCTGTTTCTGTGCCGATTCTTAAACTGCTGTGACTGGAACGTCGAGGAAGCACAGCAGCGAATGTGCAAACTGTTCAAACTGAAG tacGACCACCCAGAATGGTTTGTGGACAAACCGTTGGTCCACTACGAGGACCTCCTGAATCGCAACATAAAGTTCGTCCTCGACAAGCGTGACAAGAAGGGTCGCCGGATATTCGTCAGCCGACTGGGCGCCCTCGATATCAACGTGTCTTCCGCCACCGATCTGGCCCACCTGGACGAACTGTGGGTGGAGTACATGCTGAACGATCTGGAAACTCAGCAGAACGGTATCGTTTGCTTGCTGGACATGAGTGGTTACTCGATTAAGAGCATGCGTTATCTAACTCCGGGAAATATTAGGATTGGATCGGCAAAGGCGGATTTGCTTCCGGTAAAGCATATGGAGTTCCACGTGGTTAACTCTTCGGTGCTGTTGAATGCTGCCGTGGCGATTCTGTTTCCGGTTTTGAGCAAGCAGATCAAGGAATCGGTTCACTTCCACTATACCAACTGGAACTCGCTGCATGCACATTTGGGAAAGGAAGCTCTCCCGTCAGAGTATGGGGGAAGCAATGGAACtggttttaattttgaaaagctgaacaGACAATTATTTGATATGGAGGCACATTATAACAATATTATCCGGTTTGGATACGAACTGAAACCACATGTTGATCGCAGCAAATATGCTAAATATTTTCAGAACGCAGACAAATCCAAAAGttcaaagaagaaaaataaaaataagaaagaCGGTAATGTGGCCGAAGAAtag
- the LOC6038884 gene encoding clavesin-1, producing MPNRMPEVEGVKHSLDLETELPPKVAEVARKNGENPEKTCLLIQEFRDMIYERGDCEPHRVDDEYLTKFLRARFWKVENAYKLMCRYYEFRNSNPELHQNVNPMTLRSLGDDNIISISPYRDQEGRRILFFRFGNWRPSKVPINDIFKATLLMLEVGSLEPMSQVVGGVGIMDLEGLSLNHAWHVSPSVAQKIIALIVTCMPVRTTAIHVVNQGWVFDTVFQIFKPLLNERMKERLYFHGTDRASLHKHIDPEFLPERYGGTKPEYPYTYWLDHLSRSEYVVQELEQLGYVAEPATEE from the exons ATGCCCAACAGGATGCCGGAAGTGGAAGGGGTCAAGCACTCGCTGGACCTGGAGACGGAGCTACCGCCGAAGGTCGCCGAGGTGGCGAGGAAAAATGGTGAAAATCCCGAGAAGACTTGCCTGCTGATTCAGGAGTTTAGGGATATGATTTATG aACGTGGAGACTGTGAACCACACCGGGTGGATGACGAATATCTGACCAAATTCCTGCGAGCTCGCTTCTGGAAGGTGGAAAATGCCTATAAACTG ATGTGCCGATACTACGAGTTCCGCAACAGTAACCCAGAGCTGCACCAGAACGTGAACCCGATGACCCTCCGATCGCTGGGAGACGACAACATCATATCGATTTCACCCTACCGGGATCAGGAAGGTCGGCGAATTCTGTTCTTCAGGTTTGGCAACTGGCGACCGTCAAAGGTACCCATCAACGACATCTTCAAAGCAACACTGTTGATGCTGGAGGTCGGGTCGTTGGAGCCAATGTCGCAGGTCGTCGGTGGAGTTGGCATCATGGATCTGGAGGGACTTTCGCTGAACCACGCTTGGCACGTTAGCCCTTCGGTGGCTCAAAAAATCATCGCTCTGATTGTG ACCTGCATGCCCGTGCGGACCACCGCCATCCACGTGGTCAACCAGGGCTGGGTGTTCGATACCGTGTTCCAGATCTTCAAGCCGCTGCTGAACGAACGCATGAAGGAGAGGCTGTACTTCCACGGGACGGACCGTGCCTCGCTGCACAAGCACATCGATCCGGAGTTTCTGCCGGAGCGGTACGGGGGAACCAAGCCGGAATATCCGTACACGTACTGGCTGGATCATCTGTCGCGCAGCGAGTATGTCGTGCAAGAGCTCGAGCAGTTGGGCTACGTGGCGGAACCGGCCACCGAGGAGTGA